AGCCGTCAAATCCCAGATTTTCCGGCCGTTCTTTTCCTCGCTGAGTACATTGCCATCATAACTCATAAACCGCCCACTATTGGGGTCAGCATCCGGCGAAGGTGTATCCGGAACGGTAACCACCGCCCAAACAATCGCAGCGATAAAAACTGCCAGTCCTGCGCCAAGCCATAACTTGCGCTTCTTGTCCATCAGGCTTCCTCCTGTGCTTTAACCGTGTGGTGCTTGCCCACATTCTGCTGTTCCGGGGGCGTATTCCACCGCTTCTGGAACCACAGCCACTGGGTGGGGTTTTCCCGGATAATATCTTCGATTATTTTCGTCATCTTCACGGTGAAGTCAAACAAATCCTTGTCCGTATCGCCGGTGTCCTCGTACCGCATGACCTCGCCAATCACCACTTTATGCTTGCCATTCTTCTGGCGCAGGATGAAGGCGGGCAGCACCGGCGCCTTGAACTTGCAGGAAAAGACTGCCGGGCCCATGGGCGTAGCTGCCAGCTTGCCAAAGAAGGGCAGGAATGCACCATTGGGGCCGCCGTCCTGATCCGCCAGGAAGCCAAGGATTTTTCCTTTTTTGAGTGCCTTGGCTGCCGCTAACAGCTCACTGGTGCCCCGGGAAAAAATCTCCACATTGATGGTCTTACGCAAATCATTCAGGGCATTGGTATACTGCATATTGGGCTGTGGCTTGGCAATGGCCGTTACCGGCAGGCCGTTCATGGTAAAAGCCGCCGACAGCCATTCCCAGGTGCCGATATGACCGGTGAGCACCACGACCCCATGGCCTTCTGCCAAGGCATCCGTCATGCGCTCCAAATGGTCAATTTCGATATACTCGTGAAAGTTCTTGGGGGTCAGCTTGGGCATATAGAGGATTTCGAGCACATTGCGTGCCAGATTCACAAAGGAATCCCGCACGGTTCTGCGCGCCTCAGCCTCATTAAGCCCCAAGGCAGGCATAATCTGTGCCACTGCCAGCTCCCGCTGCTTCTTAATCAGAAGATAGTATAGCTGTCCCAGTACCCAGCCGGCAGCCATTACGAGTTTATAG
The Selenomonas ruminantium AC2024 DNA segment above includes these coding regions:
- a CDS encoding lysophospholipid acyltransferase family protein — protein: MQYKFVMFMSWVVRHTPYKLVMAAGWVLGQLYYLLIKKQRELAVAQIMPALGLNEAEARRTVRDSFVNLARNVLEILYMPKLTPKNFHEYIEIDHLERMTDALAEGHGVVVLTGHIGTWEWLSAAFTMNGLPVTAIAKPQPNMQYTNALNDLRKTINVEIFSRGTSELLAAAKALKKGKILGFLADQDGGPNGAFLPFFGKLAATPMGPAVFSCKFKAPVLPAFILRQKNGKHKVVIGEVMRYEDTGDTDKDLFDFTVKMTKIIEDIIRENPTQWLWFQKRWNTPPEQQNVGKHHTVKAQEEA